In the Arachis hypogaea cultivar Tifrunner chromosome 20, arahy.Tifrunner.gnm2.J5K5, whole genome shotgun sequence genome, CCAGTTTCGTTTTGCCCTTTTGGAAACTTCCGACCATTTGTAGGGACTTCATGGAAGGATTATTGGAGATTACAAAAAGAGGATGGACAAATTTATAAATGACCTTGTGGTATTTTGCTTTTAATATACTGCCGTTGGGGGGTAGGGGGAGGGGGTTGTGGTTTAGTACCGCATATGTTTCCCTAGATGTTTTTGTTTACCGATGCGTTCAGATAGTATAATTATTATATTGATTAAAGAAGCATTTATCATATTTAACTGGATGCCCATTTCTTAGGTGGGGCTAATATTCTCAAGAATGAAGTAATTTAAAGGAGCCTTAATAGTGGTGAATTAGATAAATGTTATTAATTTGTTCTTTGCTGGTGCAAGTACACCACTATTTGTGAACCTAGAGTCCCTGCACCCCTACTCCTGAACATAGGGTCCGCGTGGAAGTAAACCTCGACTGCTGTTGCACCCCCCCACCATTCTAGTTGCTTTATTTGTTTACTCTTTCATTTTTTAGCCTCCAGGTGAGAGAAAAACCCATAAACTGTATATTCCACCATCAACCCTAACCACCTCTCCCTCTGAAGAGTGTACCAGATCTCCTCTAACAGTCAGATGGCAATGTGCACAGAAGGTGTCTGGTACGTCATCTTTAGAGGGAGGATACCCGGAATATACCCCAACAGTGAGACGGCAGCGGCTCAGGTGGATGGCTTTCCACGGAACCTGCTTCTTCGTTACTGGAGTTACCAAGAGGACGTGAACGCCTGGAACGACTACTTCCAGGTGAATGCATTGCCTGTTATGGAGCTGGGCAGCGAGCTCCCGCCGGTGTCAAGGTTCAATCAACTCGTTCGCGGCGGACGGCACGATTTGACGGTGACGACGACTCCGCCTGTTCCGGGTCTGGGCAGCGAGCTCCCGCCGCCGTCTGAGTTCAATCGATTCGTCGTTCACGGCGAACGGCACGATACGACGGTGAGAAATAGCCCCGCGGCGGAACCAGGTGCATCTGGTAAGCGAAAAATGTGTTCTTGCGACACTCCCACGTCTAGTCACTTGCATCGGTATCAATACGTTGCTAACAAAGTTACATCACTTGCAGCCAGCAAATCGATTGAGGACATACAATGGGCCGTTGCGTCGATCGAGTACCATGTATCCTAGATGCAGAGAGAGACAGGAACTCAGGACTCAACTGGGAGAAATCATACGGCAGCTGGCCGACGTTTTGCTGGACAGGTGAAGTCCCAGGTCTTAGGGGTCAGTGCAACAACAGGATGGAGACACCGTAAACCGATCCCTCCCCTCCCCGGCAATGTATGTTTAGGTCTAGTATTGTACTATTTAGGCCCAACGCTAATATTGAACTGTTCTGgtgtgtttgttttctttttatattcGGCTTCGCCTATTAGCTAATGAAGTTATGAAATAGTGCTTCTATCGAAGGTTATGCATGTGAGCGTTTAAAAGTTAAAACACGGTGATATGCATCGGTTCGAATATGTCACTTGTCTGACCCACGAAAGCGGAAATTTACAAAGCCACCCAACTCAACCACCCGAATTATTACCAATGAAATACATTCAACTTTGGTTACAACGAAGCTTCATCTGAAAGTAAACAGACTAAAGAAATACAACACCTCAAACTCGGCAAGGCAGTGGACGCACGACACACTCGACAAATCGTTGGCGGCACCCATGGTCCCGCGGGTCGGGCAGGCGCTTGACTGGCAGACGACAGGCTTCCCTGGATCCGACGGGTGGATCCCCAACAGCGAATTTGCAAACAACTGCCCGAAGAGTTCTCTGCACAATTCAATTTTTCCAGCAGCCAGTACGTTGGCATACATTTCAACCGCCCTGCCAGCGTTTGCCTCGTCCCCAACACCTGGTGTCAGTAGCAGCATCGCACACATGTAGCGGGCTTGGACGTCGCCTGCATCGGCGGCCTCAAGCAGGGTGTCGACCCCAGTGACGTTTCGGCCCATCCAGCAGAATTCTCTCATCCCTTCACGGAATATAGCGGCCGGATTTTCTGCGCGCGCGCTTCTATAAAGGAACCCATCCTCAAGACGGTCCTCCATGTCATAACCGAACACGACGGGTATCTCCGCCATGGAGGCCACCTTGTACACCGCAGATGAGCGGGCTGCGTCCAAAAACACCTTGCAGGTCGCCTGCATGTTAAACAGATCCTGAATCGAGGCCGACGCAACCCTTGCTGCAATTCTCTACCATATTTCGCAAGGCAGAAGAGTCAGCGGACAGCCGTGTGGGGGCAccgctttccctttccctttccttcTCCCATATCCGGCCTTCTTTCCCCTTCTGCCTTTCTCGGAGGTTGCACCAAATTTCAtcctatttgatttaaattttttgaataggTGGGGAAAGCGGAAGGTTACAGGAGGACCGTCGTTAGTATGGATCACCAGACGCGATGAAAGAACGCTGGGGAGGGAACTTATATACTACAAACGGCTCACAAGATAAGTCAGGTACCGTGCCACATACGCCTTCATTTACGCCCACTGTAACCGATGCTTCATTTTTGGGTTTGGCACGGGAATTGAAGACATCCTAAACGTAATTTTAAAAGTTGAGcactgaaaaataattttaaatttaaatttaaatttaaaaatatattaaattttttatctcttctttttccTTAAATATAAATCATTTATTTTCCCAAGAAAAAAATGAAGTATTACTCATTTTCTACGAAAAAAAGTATTCGAAATAGGAGGGATGAAATTTGGGAGGCTAGGCTTGAAAAAATCTCAGATGAACTCTTCGAGGTCAGGTCTGAGAGGTTGAAGTTAATGGTCAAGTTatagaaaaaggaggatgaactggaggaagaggagaaggcaCGGCGCTGGGAGGAGAAGTTGTTGCGCAGGGAGCAGCAACATTGTGAAGCGACCGTTCGTCGAATGTATGACAAAGCAAACGAAATGATGGCAGAAAGTTCAAAATGGCGTGACCTGGCACAAAGGGTCGCCGATGTTTTGGAGGTCAAGGAGAAATCTTTGTCCCACCAGGCAGGCGTTCAACCGGTGCAGATTGAAGACAGTGATGGAGGTATTTGACCTAGTGCACATGAGTGATATCTTTATGTTGTTTTGGTTTTTTGTCGAGGCCTGAAGCCCTGAATGATCTATCTGGTTTGTTTGTTTGGTCGTCCTTTTGATCTTATGTAATGCTAATTAAAACTCTGTAGCGATTATTATATCTACTTTCATCAGTTCGATATTAAAAATCTGTTTATCTTCATTTGTTAATCGGTTTATTCTTCCTCGCCAGTGAGTATCACACGAAAATAACAAAATTTCTGACTTATTTCCATTTTGATTGCCATTGATTCGGAAGATTAATATTCTATGCTTCGTAGCCAGTATAAATTCGTTTAATCCAGATGCGGTTAACAATCAATATCTTCTCATCTCCTTGCTTGTTAGTAATagtttgaattgatttaaattgaaataaatatttCCTAAACATACGCAAAATACGCTTTTCGGTGACTCCCCATTAACTATCCGAGTTACCAATTTTCTGGGCTGTTTGGTATAAATTAATTGTGATGGTATCAGATAGTTCACAGCCCCAAGCAAAAAATGGGGGATGTAAATCATCCAATATAAAACAAGTCATCTGAGCAGTTGATACATAATTAGGGAATTATCTTGCGTTGTTATCATGGAAGACCAGACGCGATGAGGGAATGCTGGGGAGGGAGATTATATACTATAAAACGCCTTACCAGATAAGTTGGGTACCGTGCCATATACGCCTTCATTTACGCCCATTGTAACTGATGCTCCGTCTGTGGGTTTGGCACGTGAATCGAAGAGATCCTAGACATAATTATTAAAGCTGAGcattgaaattgaaaaacaaaCTTAAAACTATATTAACGCGAAATGTTAATTTATGCTATTATGTAACTAAATTATTatatcttcctttttttttcttccatcgAACTAGTTTAAATATAAATCATTTATTTTCCCAAAAATAAACGAAGTAcattaattactcattttctACGAAAAAAAGTATTCGAAGTAGCTTTTCACTTTACACTATATATGTATACGTACCCTTTAATGACAAACCCTATCCCTCCTAACGCTTCTTTCCCAGTTCTTCTTTGCTGTAACTCCTTCTCCCACCTCTCTATCTATCCTTGTCCCCCTCCTTATTTCTGCCACCCTCCACTGCTCTCTCCACTGTGTACTTCTGAGAAAATATCGAAGGAGACCGTCACCGACCCCACCGTTAGTCCAGTTGACCTCAGGACTGAGCCGATGTCCAATCTGATCAACATCATCCGTACAGATCAAAAGTCCGCGGATTGTGATCTCGTTGAGACCGAACTTCTCAGGAGGGAGGATTTTTGGGAGGAGAGGCTTGTAAAAGCCTCAGGCGAACTCTTTGAGGTCAACAACGAGAGGTTAGCCTTAATGGTCAAGTTGAAGAAAAAGAATGATCaactggaggaagaggagaaggcaCGGCGCCGGCAGGAAAAGTTGCTTCGCAGGGCCTTGCAACAGTCTGAAGCGACCGCTCGCCGACTGTATGACAAAGCAAGCGAAATGATGGCGGAAAGCTCAAAGTGGTGTCTCCTGGCAAACAGTGTCGTCGATGTTTTGGAGGTCAATGAGAAATCTTTGTCCCGTCAGGCAGGCGTTCAACCAGTGCAGATTGAAGACAGTGACGGAGGTATTTGACCTGGTGCACATGGGTGATATCTTTATGTTGTTTTGGTTTTTTGTCGAGGCCTGAAGCCCTGAATGATctatttggtttgtttgtttggTCGCCCCTTTGATCTTCTGAAATGCTAATTAAAACTCGGTAACGATTATTATATCTACTTTCATTGGTTCGTTCTCTGCTTATCATGAATTGTTTGGAGTTACTCATAACTCAGCCCCTCTGCCTATAAATCAGCCAAATAAAACAAGTCGTTTGAGCGGTTTAAACAAAATTAGGGAATTATCTTGCGTTGTTAGCATTTAACGTTTCCAAATCATGATCCCAGAACATTTCGGCAACTATTTACGGGTGCGTTATGAAAGACCTGTTTATCGAGTTATCCTTGCAAATCAGTTTTACACTACCGGAATAAACATTCGGAATTATTTTCATTTACCGTATCGTAATGTTATGCCAAATTCCGTTCCTTTATAAAGGATAAACTTGTTTCCAACTAAAATGCTTGGATCAACAAAGAATATGAAGGGACGGTTTAAACAAGTTTCAAAGTACGTACCTCAGTGTGAGGCTATAATAAACCAATTTGTGAAATCAAATAATAGAATCTCCTTAAAAAACCTCATTGCTCATTAAAGGACAGGTATTGAACCTCAACCAACTATATTATACGAATACAACCCGTGATCAACTGGAAAATATGTGCATCAACGTTTCTATAATTTTATGCACCAGCATCATTTTTTTAGTGCACATCTGGCAAAACCTTACATTAACCCGCTAAGTTTTTTTTgtatagtattttaattattatatcatacaaaaaattaatattgCTGTTAAACGGTTCAACAAATTATTATACATGCAATAACTATTTTGGTGTTCCTCTTCCTTGTGCAGCCATGTGAGGAATTTTTTTTTCGTGTAGTGAAAAGGACCATACTAAACCATTTATCTAGTTTTAACAACATTTTTAATAGCCTAACACTTGAGCCCAGCATTGGTTCAGAAAAATGTGCAtctcaagaaaaaaaatatactacaAAGGCCCATCAGGATTGACCTAAGTTCAACCAACTGTATTCTAACCTAACCCGCCCGACCCGTAACACCATCGGCCATCTCCTTCGTCGTCCTCTCGCCCACCATCCCCACGCCGCTTCGATCCTTCCT is a window encoding:
- the LOC112785855 gene encoding uncharacterized protein, producing MQATCKVFLDAARSSAVYKVASMAEIPVVFGYDMEDRLEDGFLYRSARAENPAAIFREGMREFCWMGRNVTGVDTLLEAADAGDVQARYMCAMLLLTPGVGDEANAGRAVEMYANVLAAGKIELCRELFGQLFANSLLGIHPSDPGKPVVCQSSACPTRGTMGAANDLSSVSCVHCLAEFEVLYFFSLFTFR